The DNA sequence TTTCCCTCAAACTTTGTGTACCCTCGTTTCTCTCTGCGCTGCTGTAGCTTTTGATAGTTGTCCAATGCGGCTTGATAATCAGGAAAATCTAGGTCTTGTGATTTACCGAATCCTTTTTTGGCAGCACTACCCCAGGTTTTGGTGATGACCCACTCGCCAAATACATTCTGACACAGCGTTAAGGCGTAAAATCGCGTGTGCCGTTGCCACTTGCATTCTTGCCAGATGTCTAGTCGGTAAACAGTTTGCTCAAGCATTTTTTCATACACAGCCCTTCTTGTATAATACTTAAATGCCAGGAAATCACAAACGCTACGCACAAGTTTTGTGGAAATTGGTGGACAAATAATCATGACCAATCAAATCTTTGTAGTAGTTGCAGATGGTTCGCAGCGTGAGTGGACTGAGGCAGAAAAGCATCTGATTAGCAATAACCCAGAACTAATTGACCAACTTCAGGGCTGGCTGGAAAATTCGTTGAGCGACGGCTGTTGGCATCCACAGAATTATCAATTTCTGCAAAGACTAATCAACCCATTGAAGATAGAACTGTTCTGCTTGTTTCAAGACGAAGAACTTGATGAAATCGAAATTCCGTTCTGACATTTAATTGTTCTAGACCTCCCGTGAAAACAGGAGGTCTTTTCGCTTCGCTATTCGCCATTGAAATAACTCTCGACATTTAGGAGACAAAACAATGGAAACTATTCAACTATCTCTCAATTACTTGTTGGAAATTGTTGTTGTAGGCTTCTTCAGCTTCATGGTCGTAGACTTTGTGAACACTGCGTTCGCTTC is a window from the Aulosira sp. FACHB-615 genome containing:
- a CDS encoding WGR domain-containing protein; this encodes MLEQTVYRLDIWQECKWQRHTRFYALTLCQNVFGEWVITKTWGSAAKKGFGKSQDLDFPDYQAALDNYQKLQQRREKRGYTKFEGKSRYCLIPAQTTLPQPPTRENKLSPGQLSLF